Part of the Candidatus Methylarchaceae archaeon HK02M2 genome, ATCTGTTAATTGGGTTAGGAAAGATGCTAAAAGAGTTGAAATAATTCAAAAGGCAGATTGATCTGGATTAAGACATATCCTTTTTCTCTTTTAAACATTATTTATTCACAAATAAATTAGTAACATTTTGGCTTGTATAGATATAATTATTACTCCATCATACCGATAGAAACTTATACTATCAATCCAATTGAGTCTCTACGAAATTCCAGGAGATTGAAGAATTTGAAAGCTATAATTCTAGCAGGTGGCCAAGGACTTAGACTGAGACCTCTTACAAACGACAAACCAAAGGCTATGGTATCGATCAACGGTAAACCTATAGCTGAGATTCAATTGAAATGGTTGATAAAAAATATAAAACTTGATCAGATCATATTCTCCTGCGGACATAAAGGAGAGATATTAGAGAATCATTTTGAGCATGAATACCAAGGAGTTCCGATAAATTATATCATCGAAGAGGAACCACTTGGTACTGGTGGAGCTGTAA contains:
- a CDS encoding NTP transferase domain-containing protein encodes the protein MKAIILAGGQGLRLRPLTNDKPKAMVSINGKPIAEIQLKWLIKNIKLDQIIFSCGHKGEILENHFEHEYQGVPINYIIEEEPLGTGGAV